Proteins from one bacterium genomic window:
- a CDS encoding gliding motility-associated C-terminal domain-containing protein — MTFIKSYGIIKNMMKRTIVCLLLTLFFTTLAKADIGSLTATPKHQKIVLTWINNDLDVITLVRDTNGYPGTISEGIPVYSGTATTFIDDKLFNEVTYYYTAFDCAGSFSCASATPQRDISPPSPPGTVTEDFPDKDINTIGSYTIYWTTAQDDDSDIIQYAVQERIGTGGTWGTIGYTSQLSYGVTGKIVGNVYYYRVSAKNEAELWSSYSSTSDGIRIVNKAVEIPATSSINYGQITIDVAADAFIGSVTFTISQVLPPANFASSTPLMSQFLSQCYELLAFNSGTLIEVQPTKSLLVIFSYSPINAGTESDYRIYRYVDGLWQMVAGTQTVIPNENLVTVRIGSLSTYVVGYPEATLTEVSNFTATPGNNRQMTLNWIFPVDNRVTEVIIRKNTGTYATTPKEGTQIYRGTLTNYTETLLTPGTTCYYTAFTSDGGANYSSPVFSEAVATDTTLPGLVGSFTAKGEFKKIVLNWINPADEDFKEVKIIRNLYYFPQNSEDGDQIYQGQGTSTVDTKNIINGQIYYYTAFSYDGIYYSLATTTVQATATVIQDETPPSAIGTITEGYVSIDLDVTSTGNYLVSWSFATDTESGIAGYELQERKDSGEWGTISDNIIQTYYYITARQYGSIYYYRVRAKNGADIYGSWSTTDGIRVVSRYFTLPSAVSYGTGTEKIQVDVSANAFDGTTTFTLTIFPILPVTNFNQATPKIKKSISSAWQLLAINSNNEEVMPTATLTIFITYPEAGFSSDEEMQLKIYRLNNNYWEMLPPENQIVRLDENIIQATITTLSTFIVALPSSPAVSLSNVRVYPNPFKPSKGHDKITFDGLADAVKIRIYKITGELVYEKEYLATSGYVFWNGTNNHGQTLASGVYIYVIEGSGEKAIGKIAIIN, encoded by the coding sequence TTGACTTTTATAAAGTCTTATGGTATTATTAAAAATATGATGAAGAGAACAATAGTTTGTTTGCTACTCACATTATTTTTCACAACATTGGCAAAAGCGGATATTGGTAGCCTTACTGCTACCCCTAAGCATCAAAAGATAGTATTGACCTGGATAAATAATGATTTGGATGTGATAACACTTGTCCGGGATACAAATGGTTATCCGGGAACAATAAGCGAGGGAATTCCTGTCTATAGTGGGACGGCAACGACTTTTATTGATGACAAGCTATTCAATGAGGTTACTTATTATTATACTGCATTTGATTGTGCAGGTAGTTTTAGTTGTGCGAGTGCTACGCCACAGAGAGATATTTCTCCACCATCTCCTCCGGGGACGGTAACCGAAGATTTTCCTGATAAAGATATTAATACGATTGGCTCATATACAATTTATTGGACTACGGCTCAAGATGATGATTCTGATATAATTCAATATGCGGTTCAGGAAAGAATAGGGACAGGTGGAACCTGGGGCACAATTGGCTATACTTCTCAACTTAGTTATGGTGTCACGGGTAAAATTGTTGGTAATGTCTATTATTATCGAGTTTCTGCCAAAAATGAAGCGGAATTATGGAGTTCCTATTCTTCGACATCAGATGGGATAAGGATAGTAAATAAGGCTGTAGAGATTCCCGCAACCAGCAGTATTAATTATGGTCAGATAACAATTGATGTTGCGGCAGATGCCTTTATTGGGTCTGTTACTTTTACGATTAGTCAGGTTTTGCCACCGGCTAATTTTGCTTCCTCGACACCTCTGATGAGTCAATTTTTAAGTCAGTGTTATGAGCTTTTAGCGTTTAATTCTGGGACGCTGATAGAGGTTCAACCTACCAAATCTTTATTGGTTATCTTCTCATATTCTCCAATAAATGCAGGCACAGAGTCTGATTATCGGATTTATCGATATGTTGATGGCTTATGGCAGATGGTGGCGGGGACACAAACAGTTATTCCCAATGAAAATTTAGTTACGGTAAGAATAGGTAGTTTATCTACTTATGTCGTAGGTTATCCAGAGGCGACTTTAACTGAGGTAAGTAATTTTACTGCTACCCCGGGGAATAATCGTCAGATGACTTTAAACTGGATATTCCCTGTTGATAATCGGGTTACAGAAGTTATTATTAGAAAAAATACAGGTACCTATGCGACTACGCCGAAAGAAGGAACACAAATTTACCGCGGGACATTGACCAATTATACCGAAACCTTACTTACACCAGGAACGACCTGTTATTATACTGCTTTTACCTCAGATGGTGGGGCAAATTATTCATCGCCAGTATTTAGCGAGGCAGTGGCGACAGATACAACTCTGCCAGGACTCGTTGGCAGTTTCACCGCAAAAGGTGAGTTTAAAAAAATTGTATTAAATTGGATTAACCCAGCAGATGAGGATTTTAAGGAAGTCAAGATAATCAGGAATCTTTATTATTTCCCGCAAAATTCAGAAGATGGAGACCAAATTTATCAAGGTCAAGGCACTTCTACGGTGGATACAAAAAATATCATTAATGGTCAAATATATTATTACACTGCCTTTAGCTACGATGGGATTTATTATTCTCTGGCAACAACAACGGTTCAAGCAACTGCCACAGTGATTCAAGATGAGACTCCTCCTTCTGCTATTGGAACAATTACAGAGGGATATGTGAGTATTGACCTTGATGTTACCTCTACGGGAAATTATTTAGTTAGTTGGTCTTTTGCTACGGATACAGAATCAGGGATTGCCGGCTACGAACTTCAAGAAAGAAAAGATTCCGGAGAGTGGGGCACTATTTCTGATAATATTATCCAAACTTATTATTATATCACCGCAAGACAATATGGAAGTATTTATTATTACCGAGTAAGGGCGAAAAATGGAGCGGATATTTACGGAAGCTGGTCAACAACAGATGGAATAAGGGTAGTAAGTAGGTATTTTACTCTACCTTCGGCGGTAAGTTATGGCACAGGGACTGAAAAAATACAAGTAGATGTGTCGGCAAACGCCTTTGACGGGACCACTACTTTTACCCTTACCATATTTCCTATCTTACCAGTGACTAATTTTAATCAGGCAACTCCTAAAATCAAAAAATCAATTAGTTCTGCATGGCAACTTTTAGCCATAAATTCAAATAATGAAGAAGTGATGCCTACCGCAACCTTAACTATTTTTATCACCTATCCAGAGGCAGGATTCTCATCAGATGAGGAGATGCAACTTAAAATTTATCGTTTAAATAATAATTATTGGGAGATGCTTCCGCCGGAAAATCAGATTGTCCGTCTGGATGAAAATATAATCCAGGCAACCATTACAACTTTATCAACATTTATCGTGGCGTTACCATCATCTCCTGCGGTTTCTTTAAGTAATGTCAGGGTATATCCCAATCCGTTCAAGCCATCTAAAGGTCATGATAAAATTACCTTTGACGGATTAGCAGATGCGGTAAAAATAAGAATATATAAAATTACTGGAGAATTAGTTTATGAAAAGGAGTATTTAGCCACAAGTGGTTATGTCTTCTGGAATGGAACAAATAATCACGGACAGACTTTAGCCAGTGGCGTTTATATTTATGTCATTGAGGGTAGCGGTGAAAAGGCAATAGGAAAGATTGCCATTATAAATTAG